The Besnoitia besnoiti strain Bb-Ger1 chromosome IV, whole genome shotgun sequence genome contains a region encoding:
- a CDS encoding hypothetical protein (encoded by transcript BESB_051580) — protein sequence MRNLYWGLRCSISSPLHPLHFQDAWQASEPMPVDIFYKVPGGFARLWLCFSNVVLQPCSQSVYGEGDLADALAKANDKASMVLQPSTSEL from the coding sequence ATGCGAAACTTATATTGGGGGTTGCGTTGCTCCATCAGCTCACCTCTTCACCCCTTGCACTTCCAAGACGCGtggcaggcgagcgagcccATGCCAGTAGACATTTTCTACAAGGTTCCTGGTGGGTTTGCACGACTGTGGCTTTGCTTTTCAAACGTCGTCCTTCAGCCTTGTTCGCAATCAGTGTATGGCGAAGGGGACCTGGCAGATGCGCTAGCGAAGGCGAATGACAAAGCAAGTATGGTGCTACAGCCCAGCACTAGTGAACTATAG